In Bacteroidota bacterium, a genomic segment contains:
- a CDS encoding ABC transporter ATP-binding protein — MTEQQRPILEAVSLTKRYEDGALALDHVSFNVPSGRIYAMLGGNGAGKTTTINIFLNFIDPTGGEARIDGFVTHKEPLRAKEHVAYVSEHVMLYTNFTAIQNLEYFAKLGGKYSYTRDNYREALIRVGLPEEAHNKRLKTYSKGMRQKCGIAIAILKDARAILLDEPTAGLDPKAGFEFLQLLLSLRAEGKAILMSTHDIFRAKEVADTIGIMNRGSLVMQREKNELAGESLESIYLHYMAGSVEQAA; from the coding sequence GTGACTGAACAACAACGGCCCATCCTTGAAGCGGTCTCGCTCACGAAACGATACGAAGACGGGGCGCTCGCGCTCGACCACGTTTCCTTCAACGTCCCCTCCGGGCGCATCTATGCGATGCTGGGCGGGAACGGCGCGGGCAAAACCACGACGATCAATATCTTCCTCAATTTTATCGATCCGACCGGGGGAGAAGCCCGGATCGACGGCTTCGTGACGCACAAAGAACCCCTCCGGGCGAAGGAGCACGTCGCCTACGTCTCAGAGCATGTCATGCTCTACACCAACTTCACCGCGATTCAGAACCTTGAATACTTCGCGAAGCTCGGGGGGAAGTACTCCTACACGAGGGACAATTACCGCGAGGCGTTGATCCGCGTCGGCCTCCCGGAGGAGGCGCATAACAAGCGGCTCAAGACCTATTCGAAGGGAATGCGGCAGAAGTGCGGGATCGCCATCGCGATCCTGAAGGATGCGAGGGCGATTCTGCTCGACGAGCCGACGGCGGGCCTCGACCCGAAAGCCGGGTTCGAGTTCCTGCAGCTGCTCCTCTCCCTTCGCGCCGAAGGCAAGGCGATTCTCATGTCCACGCACGACATCTTCCGCGCGAAGGAAGTTGCGGATACGATCGGCATCATGAACCGCGGATCGCTGGTCATGCAGCGCGAAAAAAACGAGCTCGCCGGCGAGAGCCTCGAAAGCATCTACCTCCATTATATGGCGGGCTCGGTCGAGCAGGCGGCATGA
- a CDS encoding NEW3 domain-containing protein — protein MFRFAILAALLACAPAIAPFGGLRAQSSGSMFNQRDDQYRVLGLKRAKEAYETAAKEYDRQKMLFEKGLISQAELDRNRANFADAEVNYQQSLLAVLFEQQYVTVVKAVKYQSPDGTKRVRLQLSNASGGSAEFRKLINLDDALFRSLQPDIINDVYVSLLNNDNAVIGKPYESKIDQLKHGEPAQLEFALLQDLDIVTVNIIYGKGTQRALKVFLEKDATVNKVLVQSTQFSQEAELGKAASFDLTLELFGGLGSTFNLEVANLPGQVNRTFRDPAGGARLNQFKFTETTNSRKAALDISLPDRPTEAIPMDRPIKFFVLVIPSERMGEFKDLQRRQWSEEEIGKLRIGYVKLELVPRGTGRLLVRAQQLYFSINSAGAVDMTIELVNEGSRRLDDVEINADLPLNWSKAIEPAVINALDIGEEKKVHLHFTTPQEIGVGRYDIRLRTSGLTDNQPVTGEDKTVTVEVQAQASILGTLLLVILILGLVAGMVVFGIRLSKK, from the coding sequence ATGTTTCGGTTCGCGATCCTCGCCGCCCTCCTCGCCTGCGCCCCCGCTATCGCCCCGTTCGGGGGGCTGAGGGCGCAGTCCTCGGGCAGCATGTTCAACCAGCGCGACGATCAGTACAGAGTCCTCGGACTCAAGCGCGCGAAGGAGGCGTACGAGACGGCCGCGAAGGAGTACGACAGACAGAAGATGCTGTTCGAGAAGGGGCTGATTTCCCAGGCGGAGCTCGACCGGAACCGCGCAAACTTTGCGGACGCGGAGGTGAACTACCAGCAATCGCTCCTCGCGGTCCTCTTTGAACAGCAATACGTCACGGTCGTCAAGGCGGTCAAGTACCAGTCGCCGGACGGCACGAAGCGCGTCCGCCTCCAGCTCTCCAACGCTTCGGGCGGGAGCGCGGAGTTCCGCAAGCTGATCAATCTCGACGACGCGCTCTTCCGTTCCCTCCAACCCGACATCATCAACGACGTCTACGTGTCGCTTCTCAATAACGACAACGCCGTCATCGGGAAGCCCTACGAGTCGAAGATCGACCAGCTGAAGCACGGGGAACCCGCGCAGCTGGAATTCGCGCTCCTTCAGGACCTCGATATCGTGACGGTGAACATCATTTACGGCAAGGGGACGCAGCGGGCCCTGAAGGTGTTCCTCGAAAAGGATGCGACCGTCAATAAAGTCCTCGTCCAGTCGACGCAGTTTTCGCAGGAGGCGGAGCTCGGCAAGGCCGCCTCCTTCGATCTAACGCTGGAGTTGTTCGGCGGCCTCGGAAGCACGTTCAACCTCGAGGTCGCAAACCTGCCCGGGCAGGTCAACCGTACCTTCCGGGATCCGGCCGGCGGGGCGCGCCTGAACCAGTTCAAATTCACGGAGACCACCAATTCCCGCAAGGCGGCCCTCGACATCTCGCTCCCGGACCGGCCCACCGAAGCCATCCCGATGGACCGCCCCATCAAGTTTTTCGTCCTGGTGATACCTTCGGAGCGGATGGGCGAATTCAAGGACCTTCAACGGCGGCAGTGGAGCGAAGAGGAGATCGGGAAACTCCGCATCGGGTACGTGAAACTGGAGCTGGTCCCGCGCGGCACGGGGCGGCTTCTCGTGCGCGCGCAACAGCTCTATTTTTCGATCAACTCGGCCGGCGCAGTGGACATGACGATCGAGCTTGTGAACGAGGGCTCGCGCAGGCTCGATGACGTCGAGATCAACGCCGATCTTCCCCTGAACTGGTCCAAGGCCATCGAGCCGGCGGTCATCAACGCGCTCGACATCGGCGAAGAAAAGAAGGTCCATCTTCATTTCACCACGCCCCAGGAGATCGGGGTCGGGAGGTACGATATCCGCCTCCGGACGAGCGGCCTGACCGACAACCAGCCTGTGACGGGTGAAGACAAAACGGTCACCGTGGAAGTCCAGGCGCAGGCGAGCATCCTCGGCACGCTCCTCCTGGTGATCCTGATCCTCGGCCTCGTGGCGGGCATGGTGGTGTTCGGGATACGGCTCTCGAAGAAGTAA
- a CDS encoding PDZ domain-containing protein, whose translation MKIFTAPVIALASVFVLVSGNFPSVAQQQAPVQVRKIERGGPGVHREIAGDILSVPELSALFAEEKGKIVVDHIMEPEMRAKGYEKTDLEEGDMVLMANGRSLGSIGALKALYDSAATGATVKLGVRRKEEMLIASFVKADPDKLPKLKMIVSHGGDEDMFGIPQAGLIFGDKGKTVVVREVLSNPSSEVRGEARKGDIVVKLNGSPVNSLKALRAAYEKLAVGANIRLVTSRSGKESTLEFSKPKDEGRMIIRRQGNN comes from the coding sequence ATGAAAATCTTCACGGCACCCGTCATCGCGCTCGCCAGCGTGTTCGTCCTTGTTTCCGGGAACTTCCCCTCCGTCGCGCAGCAGCAGGCCCCGGTGCAGGTCAGAAAGATCGAGCGGGGCGGGCCTGGCGTTCACCGCGAGATCGCCGGCGATATCCTCTCCGTGCCCGAGCTCTCTGCGCTCTTCGCGGAGGAGAAGGGGAAAATCGTCGTCGATCACATCATGGAACCGGAGATGCGTGCAAAAGGGTATGAGAAGACGGATCTCGAGGAAGGCGACATGGTCCTCATGGCAAACGGCCGGTCTCTCGGATCCATCGGCGCTCTGAAAGCGCTCTACGACTCCGCGGCGACCGGAGCCACGGTCAAACTCGGCGTCAGGAGAAAGGAAGAGATGCTGATCGCCTCGTTCGTCAAAGCCGACCCGGACAAGCTGCCGAAACTCAAGATGATCGTAAGCCACGGAGGCGACGAAGACATGTTCGGGATTCCCCAGGCGGGACTCATTTTCGGCGACAAGGGGAAAACGGTCGTCGTGCGGGAGGTCTTGTCGAACCCCTCAAGCGAGGTGCGCGGCGAGGCGAGGAAGGGTGATATCGTCGTGAAGCTCAACGGCTCCCCCGTCAACTCCTTGAAAGCGCTCAGGGCCGCCTACGAGAAGCTCGCCGTCGGAGCGAACATCCGGCTGGTCACGAGCCGTTCGGGGAAGGAATCGACGCTCGAGTTCTCGAAACCGAAGGACGAAGGCCGGATGATCATCCGCCGCCAGGGGAACAACTGA